The DNA segment GTTTTATCATGATCAATTAAACGAACACATTGGAGAAGGCGATGCCTATAAACGGGCTCGACCATTTCATGCAACCATTATGGCTACCTCTCAAGCAGGGTTGAAAAATCTCTTTAAATTGGTTTCTTCATCGATGGTCAATTATTTCTTCCGGACTGCACGATTGCCGCGTTCCGAACTGAATAAGCTTAGAGAAGGATTGATCATTGGTACGGCTTGCAGTCAAGGAGAGGTTTTTGAAGCCATGATGCAAAAAGGGTACGATGAAGCAAAAAATAAAGCGAAATTTTATGATTACATTGAAGTCATGCCAAAAGAAGTTTATGCACCTTTGATCGAACAAGAGTTGGTTACAAATGAATCAGATTTAGAAGAAATTATTCGTAATCTTGTTAAAATAGGCAAAGAGTTGAATATACCGGTAGTTGCAACTGGAAATGTTCATTATTTAAACCCAGAAGACAGTATTTATCGTAAAATTTTGATCAATTCTCAAGGTGGAGCGAATCCATTAAACCGGGCAGAATTGCCGGAAGTTCATTTTAGAACGACAACGGAAATGTTAGAAACTTTTTCATTTTTAGGAAAAGAAACAGCCCAACAAATTGTTGTTGAGAATACAAACAAGATTGCAGATATGGTGGAAGACGGTATTACACCAGTCAAAACGGATCTATATACACCAAAAATTGAAGGTTCAGAAGATGAAATACGTCAATTGAGCTATGATGAAGCGCACAGATTATATGGCAATCCTTTACCAGAAATTATTGAAAAAAGAATCGAAAAAGAACTGAACAGTATTATTGGAAATGGGTTCTCGGTTATCTATTTGATTTCACAAAAATTGGTTCATAAGAGTATGTCAGATGGTTACCTAGTTGGTTCAAGGGGATCAGTTGGTTCTAGTTTTGTTGCAACAATGACCGGGATAACAGAAGTTAACCCGATGCCGCCACACTATACTTGCCCTAATTGTCAGTTTTCTGAATTCTTTACAGATGGCTCGGTTGGTTCGGGGTATGATCTGCCAGATAAAAACTGTCCGAAATGTGAAGCACGTTTGCACAAAGATGGACACGATATTCCTTTTGAAACGTTCTTAGGTTTTTACGGGGACAAAGTACCGGATATCGATTTAAATTTCTCGGGTGATTATCAAGCGAAAGCCCATAATTATACGAAAGAACTTTTTGGAGAAGAATACGTATTTCGTGCTGGAACGATTGGTACTGTTGCAGATAGAACGGCATTTGGTTATGTAAAAGGATACGAACGAGACAATAATTTGACCTTACGTGCTGCAGAAATTGATCGATTAGCAAAAGGTTCAACTGGAGTTAAACGGACAACCGGTCAGCACCCAGGCGGAATTATTGTTATACCGGACTATATGGATGTTTATGATTTTACTCCTATACAATTTCCAGCAGATGCTCAAGATTCAGAATGGAAAACAACGCACTTTGATTTCCACTCTATCCATGACAATGTGCTGAAATTAGATATCTTGGGTCATGATGATCCAACCGTTATTAGAATGTTGCAAGATTTATCTGGTGTTGATCCTAAAACTATTCCGACTGATGATCCAGAAGTCATGAAGATTTTTGGTGGTACTGAAGTTCTTGGCGTAACGCCAGAACAAATCCAATCAAAAACGGGTACATTAGGTATACCAGAATTTGGTACACGTTTTGTAAGAGGGATGCTAGAAGAAACTATGCCGACAACTTTTGCTGAGTTGCTTCAAATATCCGGATTGTCACATGGAACAGATGTATGGTTAGGAAATGCAGAAGAATTGATTCGTATGAATAATATTCCCTTGTCAGAAGTAATCGGTTGTCGTGATGATATCATGGTGTATCTTATCCATAACGGGTTAGAAGATGGGATAGCCTTCAAAATCATGGAGTCTGTTCGTAAAGGAAAAGGCATCCCAGATGATTGGCAAAAAGCTATGCGAGATCAAAAAATACCTGAATGGTATATCGAATCTTGTTTGAAAATTAAATATATGTTCCCTAAAGCCCATGCTGCGGCATATGTACTAATGGCTTTACGAGTAGCTTATTACAAAGTACACTTTCCTATTCTTTATTATGCGGCATATTTCTCCGTGCGTGCGGATGATTTTGATTTAGTCGCTATGGCGAAAGGGAAAGAAAGCTTAAAATTAAAAATGAAAGAAATCACTGATAAAGGATTAGATGCTTCAACGAAAGAAAAAAATACACTAACCGTTTTAGAATTGTGTAATGAGATGGTTGAGCGTGGATTCAATTTTAAAATGGTGGATCTAGAAAAATCAGATCCAACTAATTTTGTTATTGAAGGTAATTCACTGATCGCACCATTTAGAGCTGTGCCAAGTTTGGGAGCCAATGTGGCCAAACAAATTAAAGAAGCCAGAAACGACAAACCGTTCCTTTCTAAAGAAGATCTAGCTAAAAGAGGGAAAGTTTCTAAAACTGTTATTGAGTATTTAAATGAAAATGGTGTCTTAAAAGGATTGCCAGATGAAAATCAATTATCATTATTTGATCTCTTTTAAGAGCTAAACTAATTTAGAGTAGAAAATTTTTTAAAATGAAACACAACTGGAAAGACTTATTTGATGGTGTTTTGTTGCTTATTGCCTGAATTTATGGTACTATTTATTTGGATTTAGATATTCTGTTGAGAGTGAGCGGTGACGCTCACTCTTTTTCGGCAGTAAGTTAGAAAACTAACTATAAGGAGGCGAAAAAGTTGAGTAATGTGGTAGAAACAGTAACTGAAATCGTGAAACCTATTGTTGAAAGAAATCAGTTTGAATTAGAAGATATAGAATTTATAAAAGAAGGTAAAAACTGGTTCTTGAGAGTTTATATCGATAAACCAGAAGGTATCGATTTAGAGGATTGTGCATTGGTTAGCGAACAAATTAGCGAACACATGGACAAAATCAATCCGGATCCAATACCGCAAGCATACTTCTTAGAGGTTTCATCTCCTGGAGCTGAAAGACCATTAAAAAAAGAAGAAGATTATGTTAATGCAGTAGGAGAATACATCCATATTTCTTTATACGAACCTGTAGATGGCGAAAAAGTTTATGAAGGCACATTAAAAGAAGTAAACGATGAAACATTGACATTGACTATTCGCGTTAAAACTAGAGTGAAAGATATCGAATTCAGTCGAAAAACAATTGCGAAAGCTAGAAGAGCGATTCAATTTTAAGTTAAATCATTGTTAAGGATAGGAGAGAAGTGAAAAATGAGCAAAGAAATGTTAAATGCTCTTGAGGCTTTGGAACAAGAAAAAGGAATTTCGAAAGAATTCGTTATCGAAGCTTTAGAAGTTGCTTTAGTTTCAGCGTACAAAAGAAACTATGATCAAGCACAAAACGTTGAAGTTGAATTTGATTTGAAAAAAGGGAACATCCATGTTTACTCTGTTAAAGAAGTGGTAGATGTTGTTTATGACTCTCGTCTTGAAGTAGGCATAGAAGAAGCTTTAGAAATAAACAAAGCGTATGAATTAGGCGACAAAATTCGTTTTGAAGTAACGCCTAAAGATTTTGGGAGAATTGCTGCTCAAACAGCTAAACAAGTCATCATGCAACGTGTACGAGAAGCTGAAAGAAATATTATCTACAATGAATTCATTGCTTATGAAAATGATATCATGCAAGGAATTGTTGAAAGACAAGATCACCGTTACATCTATGTTAATTTAGGCAAAATTGAAGCTGTTTTATCTAAACAAGAACAAATTCCTAATGAAGTATACAAACCTCATGATCGTATCAAGGTTTACGTAACAAAAGTTGAAAATACATCAAAAGGTCCACAAATTTTTGTTAGTCGTAGCCATCCTGATTTATTGAAACGTTTATTCGAACAAGAAGTTCCTGAGATCTATGATGGAGTGGTCGAAATCGTTTCAATCGCTAGAGAAGCGGGTGACCGTGCTAAGGTAGCCGTTCGTTCGAGAGAAGAACACATTGATCCAGTTGGAACATGTGTAGGACCTAAAGGACAACGTGTTCAAGCGATCGTAAATGAGTTAAAAGGTGAAAACATGGATATCGTTGAATGGGATGCAGATCCTGCAACTTATATCGGAAATGCTTTAAATCCTGCTCAAGTTGTCAGTGTGACATTCAATGAGTCTAACGGTAGCTGTTTAGTAGTCGTTCCTGATTACCAACTGTCTCTTGCAATTGGTAAACGCGGACAAAATGCTCGCTTAGCGGCTAAATTAACAGGATATAAAATTGATATCAAATCTGAAACAGACATGGAGGCTATCAATTTAGCTAAAGAAGAAACTGGTTTAGAAAAAGATGCTAAATATGCTGAAGTAATTGAAACGATTGAAAATCAAGAACAAGAAATGAATGAAGAAGAAATCATCGAATCTGTTGAAGACCTAGATTCTGAGTTTGATGAAATCACAATAGCTGATGACATTGGAGAAGGTAATTTAGATGCTGAATCTGCAGAAGAATTGATTGAATTAGCTGAAGAACGGGATAACGTGGAAGACTAACAAGAGGTGAAAATAATGCCAAACCGTAAAATTCCTATGAGGAAATGTGTTATTTCCAACGAAATGAAACCTAAAAAAGACATGCTTCGAATTGTGATTAATAAAGAAAATCAAGTATCTATCGATCCAAGCGGAAAACTGCCTGGACGAGGAGCTTATGTCTCAATTGAACCTGAAATTGTACAATCTGCATGGGAAAAACATACGTTGGATAAAGTATTGAGGACACCATTAGATGATGCTTTTTATCAAGAACTTTTGGACTATGTTACGCATCAAAAAGCTAGGATGAGTTTATGATTGAAGAACAAAAAGTATTAAATCTTTTAGGCATGGCAACACGAGCAGGGAAATTGACTACTGGTGAAGATTTAAGTCTAAAAGAAATCAGAAATCAATCTGCTAAAATTGTGATTGTAGCGACTGATGCAAGTGAAAATACGAAGAAAAAAGTCTCGGATAAGTGTAGTTATTATGAAATTCCTTTTATAATTCACTTTACTAGAAGTGAATTAAGCCAAGCAATAGGAAGAGAACGAACCATTTGCACTATCACGGATAAAGGCTTTGGAAAAAAATTCCGAGAATTATTATCAATTTAATTGGAGGGTGATATCATGGCTAAAAAACGTGTATATGAGTACGCTAAAGAATTAGATGTACCAACTAAAAGTGTTATTGATAAAGCAAAGGAACTTGGAATTGATTACAATAGCCATATGTCTTCAATGGAAGACACACAAGTTGAAAAATTAAACCAAGCATTTGTTTCAAATAAAAAAGACAGTGTAGCTCCTAACAAAAGTGTTCAAACAGAATCAACGAGCACTTCAAGTGCAAAAAATCAAAAAGGTGGTAATACTATAACGAATCAGAAGAACCAATCCAATCAACCAAACCGTCCAGCAGCAAAAGAAAATCAAGCTGGTACAAGCAAACCGAAAAACACAACAACTGCAAAACCGGCATCAACAAACAAACCAGCAGCAACAAACAAACCAGCAGCTAAACCAGCTGCATCAGCTAAACCAAAAACGCAAACAAGCAGTCAAACTGCTCAAAGTGGAACTGGAAATCAAGCGCCACAACGCGCAGCAGCAGCTCCAGCTCCAGCAGGCAATAGAAATAAACGAACAGGTAATAGACCGTTTAACCGCGGAAGTGTGGGAACACATGGCGGATTTAACAAACGTAAGAGAAAAGGTAAAAAAGGTGAAACTAAACCAGTAGCACCACCAGTAGCACGTAAATTTAAAGAGTTACCAGAAGTACTGGTGTATACAGATGGTATGACTGTAGCAGATATTTCTAAAAAGATTTACCGCGAACCAGCTGAGATCATCAAAAAATTATTCCTACTTGGTATCGTAGCAACATTGAATCAAAGCTTAAGCAAAGAAACAATTGAATTATTGGCTGAAGAGTACGGAATTGCAACGGAAGAAAAAGTTCAAGTAGACGTATCTGATTTAGATGTATACTTTGAGCAAGAATCTGCTGAAGAAAACCTTACTTCTCGCCCACCAGTAGTAACAATTATGGGACACGTTGACCATGGTAAAACAACTTTACTAGACTCACTTAGAGATACAAAAGTTAGTTTAGGCGAAGCCGGTGGAATCACACAACATATCGGAGCTTATCAAGTAGATGTTGATGGAAAAATCATTACCTTCCTAGATACTCCAGGACATGCTGCGTTTACAACAATGCGTGCTCGTGGTGCGGATGTAACGGATATTACGATCATTGTAGTAGCAGCAGACGATGGCGTTATGCCTCAAACGGTTGAAGCAATCAACCATGCTAAAGCTGCTGAAGTTCCAATTATTGTAGCAGTGAACAAAGTTGATAAACCAGATGCAAATCCTGAACGTGTTATGCAAGAATTAACTGAATATGGTTTGGTTCCTGAATCATGGGGTGGAGACACTATCTTTGTTGAAATCTCAGCTAAATTCAAACAAAACTTAGATGAATTATTAGAAATGATTTTACTTGTAGCTGAAGTGGAAGATTTAAAAGCAGATCCTACTCGTTTAGCACTTGGTTCAGTTATTGAAGCTCGTTTAGATAAATCAAAAGGTCCAATTGCTACTTTACTTGTTCAAGAAGGAACATTGAATGTGGGAGATCCTATTGTAGTTGGGAATACTTACGGACGTGTTCGTGTAATGGTTAACGAAAATGGTCGTCGTGTTAAACATGCTGGCCCGTCTGCTCCAGTTGAAATTACTGGTTTAAACAATGCTCCTCAAGCAGGAGATCAATTCGTTGTCTTTGAAGACGAAAAAACAGCTCGTACAGCTGGAGAAACTCGTGAGAAAAAAGCGATGGCTGAACAACGTTCGGTAACGAACCGTGTAACCATTGACAACTTATTCTCTAGTTTACAAGAAGGCGAATTAAAAGACGTTAATGTTATTATTAAAGCAGATGTACAAGGTTCTGCAGAAGCTTTATCATCAAGTTTACAAAAAATTGATGTAGAAGGCGTTCGTGTGAAAATGATCCATACAGCAGTAGGAGCGATTAACGAAAGTGATGTCACTTTGGCAGCTGCAAGTAATGCGATCATTATCGGATTTAACGTTCGTCCAACTCCACAAGCTAAAATTCAAGCTGATCAAGAACAAGTTGATATTCGTTTACACCGTATCATCTATAACGCTATTGATGAAATTGAAACAGCTATGAAGGGTCTATTAGATCCTGAATACGAAGAAAAAGTAACTGGACAAGCAGTTGTTCGTGAAACATTCAAAGTATCTAAAGTTGGAACAATTGCCGGAGGATTTGTTACAGATGGTTACATCACTCGTAGCAGCAGTATCCGTTTGATTCGTGACAACATTGTTATCTTTGAAGGCGAATTAGCAAGTTTGAAACGCTTTAAAGACGATGCTAAAGAAGTTAAAAAAGGATTCGAATGTGGCTTTATGATTAAAGATTACAACGAAGTTCAAGTGGATGATGTTATTGAAGCTTATGAAATGGTTGAAATTAAACGTAAGTAATACGTAAGAAAGAAGGGTTAAACATGGCAAATCATAGAATTGGTCGCGTTTCTCAAGAAATTCAAAGAGAAGTAAACGATATCTTGAAAAAACGTGTGAAAGATCCCCGTGTTGCTGATGTAAATATAACCGACGTACGTGTAACAGGTGATCTACAACAAGCGACGGTTTTCTACAGTATTTTATCTGATAAAGCTAGCGATCGTGAAAAAACACAGCTAGGATTGGATAAAGCTTCTGGTTTAGTTAGAAGTGAATTAGGCCAACGTTTGTCACTTTATAAAACACCAGAAATTAAATTTGAGCGTGATGAATCTGTTGAATATGGTAATCATATTGATGAATTATTGCGTAACTTAAATAAAGACTAAAAATAGTTTTATTTTTAACCTTCAAAGGGTCAGCCTTTTGAAGGTTTTTTTTGACTAAAAATTAAAAAATAGAATAGTTAAAAAAAACAAATAGTTGCTTAAGGTGGTATAATAAAGGTGAAAAAGAAGAGCTCAAAACATAGCTGAAATGCATTGGAAAAACCTACTTAAAAAAATAAAGGGGTGAGTAAAATGCGTTTTAAATTTGGATTGGCTAGCCTCCTGCTGTCATTGCTGCTCTTATTCAGTTTAACTTTTGCTTTACCAGTTACCGCAGCCAGCTCTCAGTATGTTACTAAAGGAAATACAACGTCTAAAGTGGTTGCCTTAACATTTGATGATGGTGCCGATGGTAAAAATATTACTAAGATTCTACAAATTCTAACTACCAATAAAATTAAAGCCACCTTTTTCATCACTGGAAAAGCAGCTGAAAATCATCCGCAATTGATTAAAACGATTGTTTCTCAAGGACATGAAATAGGAAATCATTCTTATTCTCATCCTGATTTCACTAAAATGACAGCAACTCAGATAAAAACTGAATTGGATAAAGCAGATGCTGCAATCAAAAAAGCTTCTGGAAAGTCTACAAAACCTTATTTCCGTGCACCTTTTGGTTCGGTAAACACGGCTACGTTGTTGGCAGTGGGAAATCTAGGCTATACAAAAACCATTGGCTGGACAATTGATACAGTCGATTGGAAAGGTATCTCTTCAACTGAAATCACTAACAAAGTAGTAAACAATGCAACTCCAGGAATGATTGTTTTGATGCATGCAGGAGAAGGAGCGCCAGGCACTCCAGGAGCCCTTCAAACTATGATCAACCAATTGAAAGCGAAAGGCTATACGTTCGTAACGGTGGGGCAATTATTGACGACCCCACCAACTAAAGTTAGCAGTGGTCAACACATTGTCAAACCTGGGGATACGTTAACTAAAATTGCTGCATTGTATGGCGTTATTGTTCAACAATTGGCAACAGCTAATAAGTTAACGAATACGAACTTGATTCGTGTTGGTCAGCTCTTGACTATTCCGACAACTAACTACACCGTTAAAGCAGGCGATACTTTAATAAAAATTGCTCAGGCTCATAAGGTAACAGTCCAACAACTAGTGGCTATTAATCAGTTGTCAAATCCCAATATATTAAAAATCGGACAAGTATTAAAAATTCCTGCTAAAGCAAGTACACCAACCATCCCAAATCCTGTACCAACGACAACGAATTATACGGTTAAATCAGGAGATACACTGTATAGTATTGCTAAAAAGTATGGCATTACGGTCCAACAAATCGTTACAGCTAATAAATTAGCCAATGCTAACGTGATAAAGGTTGGTCAAGTGTTAAAAATACCGACTAAGTGATTCTTAACGTCTAACGAATAACCGTTAACCTGAAAAATGAGTAAAGTGATGATTAAAATAGACTCCCCGAAGTAGATGCCAGATGAAAATTCTAGCGTATCATATGTGGGGAGTTTTTTTCATCTATCAAAAAGAATATAATTAGAGTGAAAAAAATTTGAACTTATAACGAAGTTAATTAATTTAAGGGAACACCATTCATTGTATTTGGAGGGGTCAGTATGACAGTAGTAGATGATTATATTTCAGAATTTCCAGAACAAACACAGAGTATTATGCAGCAAATGCGTACCATTATTCATCAAGAAGCGCCAGGAGTAAAGGAAAAAATTAGTTATGGGATGCCTACTTTTTTCACAAACGGCAACTTAGTACATTTTGCGGGTTACAAAAAACATATTGGCTTCTATCCAGCACCAAGTGCAATTTCTCAATTTGAAGATCAACTAAAAGAGTATAAATATGCTAAAGGATCTGTTCAATTTCCATTAAATCAACCTATACCGTACGACTTAATTCGTAAAATGGTGCAATTTCGAGTAAAAGAGAGTGATCTTTAATTTTTTTACGTTATATTTATCCGGATGGTAGTTATTTCCTGAACTAAAACAGGGAATAGAAGCCATCCATTTATTTTAGTATCACATCTTCAACTGAAAATCTAATCGGTATTTGTTGCTTTTTAGTCACTTTTAATGGATGACGGTATTTTGGTAATTATGGTATACTAGGAGAGTTAAAAAAAGGAAGGTTGGGATTTAGCTATGGAAGGTATTCTCCCCTTATGGAAAGAACGTGGCATGACCAGCCATGATTGTGTATTTAAACTCAGAAAGATTTTAAAAACTAAAAAAATTGGACACACAGGTACATTAGATCCAGATGTTGATGGCGTGTTGCCTATTTGTGTTGGAAAAGCGACAAAAGTTGTTGAGTACATGATGGAAACGGGTAAAGGTTACATAGGTGAAATCACACTTGGCTATTCCACTACAACAGAAGACCGCAGCGGAGAAATTGTTGAGCAAGTTAGTGTCAAAACTATTCCATCACTGGAAAGTATTGATAAAGCTATGAATAGCATGGTGGGAAAGATTACTCAGATTCCACCAATGTATTCTGCTGTAAAAGTAAATGGAAAAAAATTGTATGAATATGCTCGTGCTGGTGAAACGGTTGAGCGACCTGTTAGAATTGCTGATATAAAATCATTTAAACGCACTTCAGATCTTTTGGTAGATGAAGAGCAAGGGACGGTTTCTTGGAAATTTGAAGTAGCTTGTGGAAAAGGGACTTATGTCCGTACGTTAGCAGTGGATCTAGGCGCAAATTTGGGTTACCCTGCGCATATGTCAGACTTAACACGTATACTAAGTGGAACTTTTAAAGCCAGTGATTGTTTAACCTTAGCGCAAGTTGCTGAAAAAATGGAACAACAAGAAATAGAAGAAGCTTTATTTCCTTTGGAATTTGGCTTGAAA comes from the Carnobacterium sp. 17-4 genome and includes:
- a CDS encoding PolC-type DNA polymerase III, coding for MSLNQEELFQKLLEQIGLQHEERYKVHFSQAKVLKVTVHKLSKCWNFHLQFPDILPFEVYQNLSEKMQLAFNPIASVQLTIETLQPKLTIEKLEHYWSSAVKLSAVSSPICDKPFREQFPLLNGKKIQFYVENEVVKGHLMNQYLPPVEEAYVSLGFPRFKIEPVIDEESHLKKIADFQAKKEESETLLAIRANENIQKAEQEKKHNKNQVQAQKGPIVLGRKITAKEEVKQMDQIVEEERRVTIEGYVFDVEVRVLRSERQLLILKMTDYTSSFSVKKFSNSPEDEAAFAAVKKGMWIRVRGSVQEDNFMRDLVLNAQDITEWDHETRKDTAPEDNKRVELHLHSNMSQMDATNTVVDLVDQAAKWGHKAVAITDHFGAQSFPDAFHAGQKNGIKILYGIEANIVDDGVPIAYNPEHIELSEAIYVVFDVETTGLSAVYNSIIELSAVKMHKGNIIESFEQFIDPGHPLSQTTINLTGITDEMVHGSKSEEEVLTLFKEFAGDHILVAHNASFDMGFLNTSNAKHNIPDATNPVIDTLELSRFLHPQYKSHRLNTLAKKYGINLEQHHRAIFDSETTGQLCWLFLKEAKEEHEMFYHDQLNEHIGEGDAYKRARPFHATIMATSQAGLKNLFKLVSSSMVNYFFRTARLPRSELNKLREGLIIGTACSQGEVFEAMMQKGYDEAKNKAKFYDYIEVMPKEVYAPLIEQELVTNESDLEEIIRNLVKIGKELNIPVVATGNVHYLNPEDSIYRKILINSQGGANPLNRAELPEVHFRTTTEMLETFSFLGKETAQQIVVENTNKIADMVEDGITPVKTDLYTPKIEGSEDEIRQLSYDEAHRLYGNPLPEIIEKRIEKELNSIIGNGFSVIYLISQKLVHKSMSDGYLVGSRGSVGSSFVATMTGITEVNPMPPHYTCPNCQFSEFFTDGSVGSGYDLPDKNCPKCEARLHKDGHDIPFETFLGFYGDKVPDIDLNFSGDYQAKAHNYTKELFGEEYVFRAGTIGTVADRTAFGYVKGYERDNNLTLRAAEIDRLAKGSTGVKRTTGQHPGGIIVIPDYMDVYDFTPIQFPADAQDSEWKTTHFDFHSIHDNVLKLDILGHDDPTVIRMLQDLSGVDPKTIPTDDPEVMKIFGGTEVLGVTPEQIQSKTGTLGIPEFGTRFVRGMLEETMPTTFAELLQISGLSHGTDVWLGNAEELIRMNNIPLSEVIGCRDDIMVYLIHNGLEDGIAFKIMESVRKGKGIPDDWQKAMRDQKIPEWYIESCLKIKYMFPKAHAAAYVLMALRVAYYKVHFPILYYAAYFSVRADDFDLVAMAKGKESLKLKMKEITDKGLDASTKEKNTLTVLELCNEMVERGFNFKMVDLEKSDPTNFVIEGNSLIAPFRAVPSLGANVAKQIKEARNDKPFLSKEDLAKRGKVSKTVIEYLNENGVLKGLPDENQLSLFDLF
- the rimP gene encoding ribosome maturation factor RimP, translated to MSNVVETVTEIVKPIVERNQFELEDIEFIKEGKNWFLRVYIDKPEGIDLEDCALVSEQISEHMDKINPDPIPQAYFLEVSSPGAERPLKKEEDYVNAVGEYIHISLYEPVDGEKVYEGTLKEVNDETLTLTIRVKTRVKDIEFSRKTIAKARRAIQF
- the nusA gene encoding transcription termination factor NusA, with protein sequence MSKEMLNALEALEQEKGISKEFVIEALEVALVSAYKRNYDQAQNVEVEFDLKKGNIHVYSVKEVVDVVYDSRLEVGIEEALEINKAYELGDKIRFEVTPKDFGRIAAQTAKQVIMQRVREAERNIIYNEFIAYENDIMQGIVERQDHRYIYVNLGKIEAVLSKQEQIPNEVYKPHDRIKVYVTKVENTSKGPQIFVSRSHPDLLKRLFEQEVPEIYDGVVEIVSIAREAGDRAKVAVRSREEHIDPVGTCVGPKGQRVQAIVNELKGENMDIVEWDADPATYIGNALNPAQVVSVTFNESNGSCLVVVPDYQLSLAIGKRGQNARLAAKLTGYKIDIKSETDMEAINLAKEETGLEKDAKYAEVIETIENQEQEMNEEEIIESVEDLDSEFDEITIADDIGEGNLDAESAEELIELAEERDNVED
- the rnpM gene encoding RNase P modulator RnpM, with translation MPNRKIPMRKCVISNEMKPKKDMLRIVINKENQVSIDPSGKLPGRGAYVSIEPEIVQSAWEKHTLDKVLRTPLDDAFYQELLDYVTHQKARMSL
- a CDS encoding YlxQ-related RNA-binding protein codes for the protein MIEEQKVLNLLGMATRAGKLTTGEDLSLKEIRNQSAKIVIVATDASENTKKKVSDKCSYYEIPFIIHFTRSELSQAIGRERTICTITDKGFGKKFRELLSI
- the infB gene encoding translation initiation factor IF-2, which encodes MAKKRVYEYAKELDVPTKSVIDKAKELGIDYNSHMSSMEDTQVEKLNQAFVSNKKDSVAPNKSVQTESTSTSSAKNQKGGNTITNQKNQSNQPNRPAAKENQAGTSKPKNTTTAKPASTNKPAATNKPAAKPAASAKPKTQTSSQTAQSGTGNQAPQRAAAAPAPAGNRNKRTGNRPFNRGSVGTHGGFNKRKRKGKKGETKPVAPPVARKFKELPEVLVYTDGMTVADISKKIYREPAEIIKKLFLLGIVATLNQSLSKETIELLAEEYGIATEEKVQVDVSDLDVYFEQESAEENLTSRPPVVTIMGHVDHGKTTLLDSLRDTKVSLGEAGGITQHIGAYQVDVDGKIITFLDTPGHAAFTTMRARGADVTDITIIVVAADDGVMPQTVEAINHAKAAEVPIIVAVNKVDKPDANPERVMQELTEYGLVPESWGGDTIFVEISAKFKQNLDELLEMILLVAEVEDLKADPTRLALGSVIEARLDKSKGPIATLLVQEGTLNVGDPIVVGNTYGRVRVMVNENGRRVKHAGPSAPVEITGLNNAPQAGDQFVVFEDEKTARTAGETREKKAMAEQRSVTNRVTIDNLFSSLQEGELKDVNVIIKADVQGSAEALSSSLQKIDVEGVRVKMIHTAVGAINESDVTLAAASNAIIIGFNVRPTPQAKIQADQEQVDIRLHRIIYNAIDEIETAMKGLLDPEYEEKVTGQAVVRETFKVSKVGTIAGGFVTDGYITRSSSIRLIRDNIVIFEGELASLKRFKDDAKEVKKGFECGFMIKDYNEVQVDDVIEAYEMVEIKRK
- the rbfA gene encoding 30S ribosome-binding factor RbfA gives rise to the protein MANHRIGRVSQEIQREVNDILKKRVKDPRVADVNITDVRVTGDLQQATVFYSILSDKASDREKTQLGLDKASGLVRSELGQRLSLYKTPEIKFERDESVEYGNHIDELLRNLNKD
- a CDS encoding LysM peptidoglycan-binding domain-containing protein, with protein sequence MRFKFGLASLLLSLLLLFSLTFALPVTAASSQYVTKGNTTSKVVALTFDDGADGKNITKILQILTTNKIKATFFITGKAAENHPQLIKTIVSQGHEIGNHSYSHPDFTKMTATQIKTELDKADAAIKKASGKSTKPYFRAPFGSVNTATLLAVGNLGYTKTIGWTIDTVDWKGISSTEITNKVVNNATPGMIVLMHAGEGAPGTPGALQTMINQLKAKGYTFVTVGQLLTTPPTKVSSGQHIVKPGDTLTKIAALYGVIVQQLATANKLTNTNLIRVGQLLTIPTTNYTVKAGDTLIKIAQAHKVTVQQLVAINQLSNPNILKIGQVLKIPAKASTPTIPNPVPTTTNYTVKSGDTLYSIAKKYGITVQQIVTANKLANANVIKVGQVLKIPTK
- a CDS encoding iron chaperone, encoding MTVVDDYISEFPEQTQSIMQQMRTIIHQEAPGVKEKISYGMPTFFTNGNLVHFAGYKKHIGFYPAPSAISQFEDQLKEYKYAKGSVQFPLNQPIPYDLIRKMVQFRVKESDL
- the truB gene encoding tRNA pseudouridine(55) synthase TruB encodes the protein MEGILPLWKERGMTSHDCVFKLRKILKTKKIGHTGTLDPDVDGVLPICVGKATKVVEYMMETGKGYIGEITLGYSTTTEDRSGEIVEQVSVKTIPSLESIDKAMNSMVGKITQIPPMYSAVKVNGKKLYEYARAGETVERPVRIADIKSFKRTSDLLVDEEQGTVSWKFEVACGKGTYVRTLAVDLGANLGYPAHMSDLTRILSGTFKASDCLTLAQVAEKMEQQEIEEALFPLEFGLKELASFEIDQELWDKVKNGTVLPINTVPEELLSKPIVFMYLQKAVSIYAVHPRKKEYLKPIKVLRNNL